CAGTTTGAACTTTCCGGTCAGCCAGTAATACTTTTCTCCCCGAGGATCTGTTCCTTCCTGAAATTCTTCCACCCAGGTACCTTCCGCTTGTCTGCACACTCTGATGCCTTTGATGTCATCTTTGTGGCAGGATGGGATATTGACATTGAGTAATTTGCATTTTGGAAGTTTATTTTCCAGTACAGCTTTAATAATTTTTGATGCATAAACTTTTGCCCCTTCAAAATCTGCATCAAAGGAATAATTGAGCAAAGAAAATCCGATTGAATCAATACCTTCCAGACTGGACTCCATTGCTGCGGACATCGTACCCGAATAAATGATATTGATAGATGCATTAGACCCGTGATTGATACCGGATACGCAAAGGTCAATTTTTCGGTTTTTTAGAATAACGTTTTTTGCCAATTTGACGCAGTCCACAGGAGTACCGGAACATTCATAAGCTTCGATGCCGTCAAATATGTTTACCTTCCTTAATTTTATGGGGTTGTTCAGGGTAATAGCATGACCCTGACCTGACTGTGGAGAGTCAGGTGCTACGACTAATACTTCACCAAACCGGCTCGCAACTTCAATTAATGCCTTTATACCCGGAGCCACAATACCATCATCATTGGTTACTAAAATCATGATTTATTTAAATTGTATTGCAAAATAACACAAATCGACTGACAACTGTGTAAAGTATATGTGTTGAATTTTTTATTTGTCCTGAATTTTTTACTTTAACACGAGGGATACTTCCGGTTCTGTATTACCTTTCAGATATTTGACTACCCATTCATTAAAAAGAGCAGCTTTTTCTATATTCACAACATGACCACATTTTTCGACCACCATCAATGCATTATTTTTAGCTTCAGCAGTTATTTTTCTAACGTGCGCCAAAAAAAGATAATCTTCTTCTCCCATAACATATAAGGTGGGAATCTGAATATGAGGAATCTCAAATTTTTTCAGAATCCCTGTAAGTTGACCAGTTAAGGTAAACCACCTTAGAAATTCTTTCTGGCAAAGTTTCTGAGCCTCTGAAATGAATACGGACCGTGATTCTTTATGACTTTTTGAAGGCATGATAACAAAAGCAAATATCCTGTAGAGCCACATATAAGGAATGAAATTTTTAAACACCCGACCCATTGTTACCCAGAATCTGGATTTAAGGTTCAAATTTGTGATTGCTCCCACCATCACCATTGATTGGATTCTATCCGTCGCCATATCCGCTAATTGTCTGATGATGATTGTTCCAAGTGATACACCTACAAAATGAGCCTTTTTTAGTTGCAGATGATCCAGCACACGTATGATGTCATTGGCTATGTCTTCAAAAGAATAAGAATTATCCGGAATATTGTTATTTATTTCAGCAGACTTGCCATGACCCCTTAGATCTATCAGTAGTAAATTGAAATGTTCCTGGAAATATTTAATTTGTTTATACCATATCGCAGAACTACCTCCCGCACCATGTATAAAAACTACCCAGTCGGCATCAGGTGAGATCAGGTATCTTTTGTAATATAACATTTCCTGTTTCGCTTTCATGTTGTCCATAACAGCAAAGATATGCTTTCGTTTAATCGAATGTCTTTATAATTGGTAAATATGAATGAAATGTCGAATGATTAGTATGTGACAATAATAAAGTGACCAATTTATAAAATCCATCAAGGAAACCGAAAAATTGTAATAATAGCAATAATTGTAAAATTTACATTTATGTCTTTAAAGTAGATGTTTTTCAATTATATATTGTAATAAATTTTAATGTTACTTATAAAGATATAATCAGAGTTATATAAATAAATAGTATTATTTTATATATGTTAAACACTATTTATCATTATTTGATATATTATGTTTGGTATTTATCTAAATACATATAAATTTGTGTTATATTTAAAACCAACCTGAGTTCGGAGTTCTCCGATTATTTTCATCCATTTTTTGGTAAATAGGGTATTTTGTAAGCAATATAATTACAATATGTAACTAATATGTTTACATGATACAATGAATTATAAAAAATTATATATATTTTTAAAAAAAAATGGGATAAAAGGGGAAAAAGTGGGAAACTGTTGTAAATTTGCATCAACAACCAACTGAAAGTGTGAAACAATATCAATTCACCGGAGAGTATGAATGTAAGCTTGATGCCAAGGGGAGGCTTAAAATCCCTGCTGCAATAGTGAAGCAACTGGGCGGCGACGAAAATTTCAGGTTTACAATCAACAGGGGTTTTGAAAAGCACTTGATGTTATATCCCAATGACGTTTGGGAAATGAAGACGAAAGAGATCAATCAACTCAACATCTACAACACACAGCAAAGACAGGCGCTGAGGTATTTTTATCGAGGTGCGACAGAATTGGAAATGGATGCAGCAGAACGGATTAACCTTCCGGGTACCTTAATGGACTATGCAGGCATAGATAAAGATGTTGTGCTTTTTGCATATCAGCAGCAAATAGAAATATGGGCCAAAGATAAGTACGAAGCCATGGTTGGTGATGAGCCGGAAGATTTTGCTTCTATTGCAGAAAATATTTTTGGTGGTTTTACACCCGGACAAAACGGATTGTAACATCATGGAAGCATATCACATCCCGGTTTTATTGAATAGTAGTATAGAAAATCTCAATATCCGGCCAGACGGCATTTATGTTGATGTAACATTTGGCGCCGGAGGACATTCCAAATCGATTTTAAAACAGCTTAGTGCCGAAGGGCATTTATATGCTTTTGATCAGGATGAAGATGCATTTGCAAACAGGCTCGGCGATCCACGTTTTACATTAATCCCTGCCAATTTCAGATTTCTCAAAAGGTTTCTGAGATTAGAAGGTGTAAAACAGATTGACGGTATTCTGGCAGATCTTGGTGTTTCATCACATCAGTTAGATGTACCCGAACGAGGGTTTTCTTACAGATTTGAAGCAGCATTAGATATGCGGATGGGAGCCGGCCTTGAAAAATCAGCAGCTTTGATTCTGAATTCCTACGATGAAGATATGTTGGTATATATTTTCAGTCATTATGGGGAAGTCAGAAACAGCAAACGACTGGCAAAAGCAATTGTAAATGCAAGAAATCATTCTGAACTTAAAAATTCGACTGATCTGAACAGGATTCTGGATCAAAATCTTATGGGGCACAGAGCCAAATACTTTTCACAGGTGTATCAGGCTCTCCGCATAGAGGTAAATGACGAGATGAATGCATTGAAAGACTTGTTGAAAGATGGTATGAGTGTTATGAAAAAGGGAGGGAGATTTGTAGTAATCACATATCATAGTATTGAAGACAGGTTGGTCAAAAACTTTTTCAGATCAGGGAATTTTGAAGGTGAGCAGATGAAGGACGAATTTGGAAATATAGAAAGACCATTCAAATTGATACATAAAAAAGTGATTGAGGCAGATGCAGAGGAGTTGAGAGTAAATCCGAGATCGCGAAGTGCAAAAATGAGAGTGGCTGAAAAGATTTAAAAGTTAAATAAAGATATAAAATTCATTTAATGGCTGGTATCCAGGATAAGAAAGCTACACTTTTTAGACTGAAATGGGTCGAATGGATTTTTGTCAATTTGCCGTTTGTGTGCTATCTGGCGTTACTCGGAGTTATTTATATCTCTAATGCGCATGCTTCTGAAAAAGCATTGCGCAAAATCGAAACGCTGAAACAAGAAGTAAAGGATATTAAATGGCGCTACATAAATCTGAAGCAGGAGCTGATGTACAGTAGCACACAATCGCAAATTGAAAAAAAAGTTGAAAATTCCGGCTTATTGCCTTTGACAAATCCACCGGTGAAAATCGTGGCTGACAAAAGGTAAGAGCAGTAAACAGTAAAAAATGGACAGAAAGAAGGAATTGTTATGGAGAGCGTATCTGGTGACTTTTTTCTTTGTGGTTGCTTCAGTAATCATACTGTTCAGAATATTTACAATTAGTGTTTTGGACAGTGAAAAGTGGAAGCAGAAAGGAGAGGCAAATGTCAAATGGAAAATAGTGGATGCAGATAGAGGTAATATTTATGCAGAAGAAGAAAATCTGCTGGCTACCTCGGTACAGTTCTTTGAGGTTAGGATGGACATGACAGTGATCAAACAAAATGATTTTAATCAGTATGTAGATTCTCTCGCTGCTTTTTTGAGTGTTTTTAACCCCAATTATATAAGACCAAAATCAACTTCTCAGTGGAAATCTGAATTGATTTCTGCACGTAAAAAGGGAAATAAATACTTCTTTTTAGCCAAAGGACTCGACATTGATGCTTTTAATAAGTTGAAAAATGCACCTATACTAAGGCTTGGAAAGTACAGAGGCGGAATGGTTACTGCCCGATACGGCAAAAGAGTTAAACCATTTAAAGAGCTTGCTTCCAGAACAATAGGGGTTGACCGTGAGAACGCAGACAGAATAGGCATAGAAGGATATTTTGATAAATTTTTGAAAGGTGACTCAGATCAGAGATTGATGAAAAGATTATCTCCGTCAGAGGATATCTGGGTTCCGGTTTACGATCCTTCTGAAAATGAGATCAAGAGAGGCGATGATGTGATGACAACCATTAATGTGGGTATGCAGGATATTGCACATCACGAATTGCTGGAAACCTGTCAGAATTTTAATGCAGAAGGTGGTGTAGTAATTATCATGGAAGTGGCGACCGGTGCCATTAAAGCAATCACAAACCTTGCTAAAGCAGAAGACGGTATGCATTATGAGATTTATAATCATGCAGTCGGAAGATTAAGCGAGCCGGGATCTACCATGAAACTCGCAACAGTACTTGCTCTGATGGAGGATGGGTATGCGGCGCCGGATTCAATGGTTAACCTGAATTATGGCCTGAAAAAATTTTCCGACAGGACCATGCATGATTCTGAGAAACACGGGAAAACCTGGGTGACGATGGCAGAAGCTTTTGAAATATCTTCCAACGTCGGGATGGCAAGTCTCGCAAATGATGCTTACAATTCGACAGATGGGCGCAGGAAGTGGGTGAAAAGATTAAGAGATTTTGGTTTGGATCAGCCCACAGGAATTGATATTTCAGGTGAAGCAACACCGGAAATCAAAGACCCGGTAAAGGACAAGTTAAAATGGTATGGCACAACTATTCCCTGGATGGCTCATGGATATGAATTGTTGATGACACCACTTCAGATGCTCAATTTTTATAACAGCGTAGCTAATAACGGCAGAATGATGCAGCCATATTTAGTAAGTGAAATCAGAAAAGGGGATGAGGTGAAAAAGAAATTTGAACCGAGAGTTTTGAAAGATATGATTGCATCTGGCGAAAATATTAAAAAAGCAAAGGATATGCTGGAAGGTGTTGTTCTGCAAGGTACGGCCAAATCTTTGCAATCAAAAGCAGTGACATTTGCCGGTAAAACAGGAACAACCAGAGTGAATTATGCAAATCAGGCTGAGTATGCAAAATACAACGCCAGCTTTTGCGGATACTTTCCTGCCGAAGACCCGCTTTATTCTATGATTGTAGTGGTCTATGAACCAAAAGGGGTTTATTACGGGGGATATGTGGCAGGTCCGGTGTTTAAAAAAGTGGCTGAAAAAGTGTATGCTTTAAAAACCAATACTGCAAGATCTATAAATGATACCATGTTTATGGCAGTAAATATGCCGGGGACAGCACGGGGTTTCAGAAATGATTTTGATAATGTTTTTTCTTATGTCGGACTGAAGTATAATCAAAAAACCAAAGCAGACTGGGCAGTTGCAGAGCCGACAGAAAAAAGTATGGAAATAAACGAAAAACAAATAAGTACTACAAAAATACCGGATGTGAGAGGAATGGGAGCCCGCGATGCAGTATTTATTCTTGAAAATCTGGGTTTGAAGGTAAATATACATGGTTTAGGTAAAGTGGTGAATCAATCTATCTTACCGGGAACAGGTGCAATGAAACAAAATATTTCAATTTACCTGAACTAATGGAAGATGATAAAACAGAACAGTAATCTTCAGGAATTAGTACCGGAACATTTGATATTAGAGATATCGGGCGATTTGAATAAAAGTATTCAAAGTATTGAGATAGATTCCCGGAAGGTGATTAAAGATTCACTTTTTATAGCTTTCAAAGGGCTTTTGACAGACGGTCATAATTATATTGCAAAGGCAATTGAAAATGGTGCGACTTGTCTTTTATGTGAAGTTTTGCCAGATAGTATTCAAAGAGAAATCACCTATATCAAAGTGGCAGATGCCAGGGCAGTTGCAGGGTTGATTTTAAAAAAGTATTATGCTGTTGCAACCGATAGAGTTAAGCTGATAGGCGTCACGGGTACTAATGGTAAAACAACAGTAGCCACCTTGATGTATCAACTTTTCAGTACAATTGGGTATAAATGCGGCTTGATTTCCACGGTGGAAAATCTGATTGATGGTGAAATTTTGCCATCTTCTTATACGACGCCGGATGTAGTGAATCTTCATAAGTTGATTGCAGAAATGGTGAGTAGAGATTGTAAGTATATTTTTATGGAAGTGAGTTCACATGCGATAGATCAACAAAGAATCAGCGGACTTGATTTTACCGGAGCAATTTTTACAAACATTACCCATGACCATCTTGATTATCACGGGACATTTAAAAATTATATAAACGCAAAGAAAAAGTTCTTTGATGATTTGAATAAGGAAGCTTTTGTTTTGGTGAACACAGACGATAAGAATGGAAAAGTAATGGTTCAGAATACGACAGCTAAAGTGAAAACTTATGGATTGCGGTCGATGACAGATTATAAAGCCAAAATTATTGATAGTAGTGTGCAGGGATTACATCTCAAAATCAATGGAAATGAAGTACACTTCAGAATGATCGGAGAGTTTAATGCTTACAATATTCTGGCGGTTTACGGAGCATCTGTTGAATTGGGAGAAAAAAGTGATGAAGTACTTTCGGTGTTGAGTGGACTAAGAGGAGCTGAAGGCAGATTTGAACAGATATATCAGCCATCGAGACGGATTAGTGCCATTGTTGATTATGCGCATACACCGGATGCATTGGAGAATGTGCTGACAACTATCAAGAAGGTAAAGAAAATGAATACTTCTGTGATAACAGTAGTAGGGTGCGGTGGAGACAGAGATAAAACAAAAAGACCGGTCATGGCGAAAGTAGCCGCAGACCTTTCAGATAAGTTGATCATGACCAGTGACAATCCAAGATCTGAGGATCCTGAAAAAATTCTCGATGACATGGAAGCCGGGTTGGATTCAACAGACAAATTAAAAGTATTGAGGATAGCGGATCGGATGCAAGCGATTAAAACAGCATTGATGATTGCAAATCCGGATGACATCATTCTCGTAGCCGGAAAAGGGCATGAGAAATACCAGGAAATAAAAGGGGAAAAGTTCCCTTTCGATGATATAGCCACACTACGCACTTTGATGAAGTGAGTTATTGGGGCAAAGAATTAGGTTCTATTATCATTCTCAGGTTGGTTTAACAGTTGCAGTGGGAACTTTTTGGGAAAAGTTTCAGGAAGCCTGCTGCGCTGTTATTTTTCTCTCCTTGGTTGAAATTTTTGAGGAGAGAAGCCGACAGAAATGAACATTTATTTTATCACTAACAGACAGTCAATAAGTATATAGCAAATGTTGTACCATTTTTTTGAATACATAGATAAATATTACAATTTACCGGGTGCGGGATTGTTTCAGTTTATCACTTTCAGATCAGGTGCAGCGATTATTGTATCATTGATAATATCCTTGATTTTCGGTGGGAAAATCATCAGTTCTTTGAAACGAATGCAAGTAGGGGAGACCGTCAGGGACCTTGGTCTGGATGGTCAGAAAGCAAAGGAAGGCACCCCGACAATGGGAGGAATAATCATTATAATGGCAATTCTGATACCATGTCTGCTTTTCGCAAAGCTGGATAATGTCTATATTTTACTAATGATTTTCACCACGGTATGGTTAGGTCTTATAGGTTTTGCGGATGATTATATCAAAGTATTCAGAAAAAACAAAGACGGACTTAGCGGAAAAGTAAAAGTATTGGGTCAAGTTGGTTTAGGTTTGGTGGTAGGATTGACTATGCTGATTTCCAAAGATGTTGTGATTCGGATGCCACTTCAGATGGCACAGGAAGGTGGTTATGAGATAGTCAAAACTTATAATACGCTGTTACCAAGAGTCAATGATGTATCCAAAATGACAGAAATGGCCTATGTCAAATCAACGTTGACAAATCTCCCTTTCTGGAAAAATAATAATCTGGACTACCGACAGATTGTCGGGTTTATGGGCGATAATGCGGAGCGGCTTTTGTGGATTGTGTTTACATTGGTGGTAATATTTATTGTCACCGCAGTCTCAAATGCAGCAAATCTCACCGACGGTATTGATGGTCTGGCAGCAGGTACTTCAGCGATAATCGGAGCGACTTTAGGAATTTTTGCCTATGTCTCCGGTAATACGATTATTGCAGATTATCTGAATATACTTTATTTGCCCAATTCAGCAGAACTGGTTATTTTTTCATCCTGTTTTCTGGGGGCGTGTATCGGGTTTTTATGGCACAATTCATACCCTGCAAAAGTGTTTATGGGTGACACAGGAAGTCTGACGATCGGAGGTATCATTGCGGTACTGGCGATTTTACTTCGCAAGGAGCTTTTGATTCCGATACTATGCGGCATTTTTCTGGTAGAAAATCTGTCAGTAGTTCTTCAGGTAACTTATTTTAAATATACAAAAAAGAAATACGGTGAAGGCCGCAGAATTTTTAAAATGTCGCCACTTCATCACCATTTTCAGAAGATAGGAATGCATGAGTCAAAAATAGTGACAAGATTCTGGATTGCAGGTATAATTCTGGCTATCGTGAGTGTAATAAGTCTTAAAGTCAGGTAATTATGAAATCAGTTGTAATACTTGGTGGAGGTGAAAGTGGAGTAGGTGCAGCATTACTTGCAAAAAAAAATAATTTGGATGTATTCGTTTCCGACAGCGGGACAATACCTGAAAAATATAAAGAAGAGTTAATTTTTAACGGCATTGCCTTTGAAGAAGGCGGCCATGATTTTGATAGATTGTTGGTAACTGAGGTGGTTATTAAAAGTCCCGGTGTTCCGGAACATGCGCCTGCCCTGCGCATGTTAAAAGAACATGGGCGGAAAGTAATTTCCGAGATTGAGTTTGGTCACTTATTTTTTTCCGGACTGACCATAGCTATAACAGGCTCAAATGGGAAGACTACAGCATCGGGACTTTTATACCACTTACTAAAAACAGCAGGCTTTGACGTAGAATTGGGAGGTAATTTTGGGAAATCGTACGCCAGAATACTGGCAGAAAAAGAACCAAAATATATGGTGCTTGAGATCAGCAGTTTTCAACTGGATGATATTGAGACTTTCAGACCACATATCTCTATTCTTCTCAACATTACGCCTGATCAC
The genomic region above belongs to Saprospiraceae bacterium and contains:
- a CDS encoding phospho-N-acetylmuramoyl-pentapeptide-transferase, giving the protein MLYHFFEYIDKYYNLPGAGLFQFITFRSGAAIIVSLIISLIFGGKIISSLKRMQVGETVRDLGLDGQKAKEGTPTMGGIIIIMAILIPCLLFAKLDNVYILLMIFTTVWLGLIGFADDYIKVFRKNKDGLSGKVKVLGQVGLGLVVGLTMLISKDVVIRMPLQMAQEGGYEIVKTYNTLLPRVNDVSKMTEMAYVKSTLTNLPFWKNNNLDYRQIVGFMGDNAERLLWIVFTLVVIFIVTAVSNAANLTDGIDGLAAGTSAIIGATLGIFAYVSGNTIIADYLNILYLPNSAELVIFSSCFLGACIGFLWHNSYPAKVFMGDTGSLTIGGIIAVLAILLRKELLIPILCGIFLVENLSVVLQVTYFKYTKKKYGEGRRIFKMSPLHHHFQKIGMHESKIVTRFWIAGIILAIVSVISLKVR
- a CDS encoding UDP-N-acetylmuramoyl-L-alanyl-D-glutamate--2,6-diaminopimelate ligase; this translates as MIKQNSNLQELVPEHLILEISGDLNKSIQSIEIDSRKVIKDSLFIAFKGLLTDGHNYIAKAIENGATCLLCEVLPDSIQREITYIKVADARAVAGLILKKYYAVATDRVKLIGVTGTNGKTTVATLMYQLFSTIGYKCGLISTVENLIDGEILPSSYTTPDVVNLHKLIAEMVSRDCKYIFMEVSSHAIDQQRISGLDFTGAIFTNITHDHLDYHGTFKNYINAKKKFFDDLNKEAFVLVNTDDKNGKVMVQNTTAKVKTYGLRSMTDYKAKIIDSSVQGLHLKINGNEVHFRMIGEFNAYNILAVYGASVELGEKSDEVLSVLSGLRGAEGRFEQIYQPSRRISAIVDYAHTPDALENVLTTIKKVKKMNTSVITVVGCGGDRDKTKRPVMAKVAADLSDKLIMTSDNPRSEDPEKILDDMEAGLDSTDKLKVLRIADRMQAIKTALMIANPDDIILVAGKGHEKYQEIKGEKFPFDDIATLRTLMK
- a CDS encoding transpeptidase family protein, giving the protein MDRKKELLWRAYLVTFFFVVASVIILFRIFTISVLDSEKWKQKGEANVKWKIVDADRGNIYAEEENLLATSVQFFEVRMDMTVIKQNDFNQYVDSLAAFLSVFNPNYIRPKSTSQWKSELISARKKGNKYFFLAKGLDIDAFNKLKNAPILRLGKYRGGMVTARYGKRVKPFKELASRTIGVDRENADRIGIEGYFDKFLKGDSDQRLMKRLSPSEDIWVPVYDPSENEIKRGDDVMTTINVGMQDIAHHELLETCQNFNAEGGVVIIMEVATGAIKAITNLAKAEDGMHYEIYNHAVGRLSEPGSTMKLATVLALMEDGYAAPDSMVNLNYGLKKFSDRTMHDSEKHGKTWVTMAEAFEISSNVGMASLANDAYNSTDGRRKWVKRLRDFGLDQPTGIDISGEATPEIKDPVKDKLKWYGTTIPWMAHGYELLMTPLQMLNFYNSVANNGRMMQPYLVSEIRKGDEVKKKFEPRVLKDMIASGENIKKAKDMLEGVVLQGTAKSLQSKAVTFAGKTGTTRVNYANQAEYAKYNASFCGYFPAEDPLYSMIVVVYEPKGVYYGGYVAGPVFKKVAEKVYALKTNTARSINDTMFMAVNMPGTARGFRNDFDNVFSYVGLKYNQKTKADWAVAEPTEKSMEINEKQISTTKIPDVRGMGARDAVFILENLGLKVNIHGLGKVVNQSILPGTGAMKQNISIYLN
- a CDS encoding alpha/beta hydrolase; amino-acid sequence: MLYYKRYLISPDADWVVFIHGAGGSSAIWYKQIKYFQEHFNLLLIDLRGHGKSAEINNNIPDNSYSFEDIANDIIRVLDHLQLKKAHFVGVSLGTIIIRQLADMATDRIQSMVMVGAITNLNLKSRFWVTMGRVFKNFIPYMWLYRIFAFVIMPSKSHKESRSVFISEAQKLCQKEFLRWFTLTGQLTGILKKFEIPHIQIPTLYVMGEEDYLFLAHVRKITAEAKNNALMVVEKCGHVVNIEKAALFNEWVVKYLKGNTEPEVSLVLK
- the surE gene encoding 5'/3'-nucleotidase SurE gives rise to the protein MILVTNDDGIVAPGIKALIEVASRFGEVLVVAPDSPQSGQGHAITLNNPIKLRKVNIFDGIEAYECSGTPVDCVKLAKNVILKNRKIDLCVSGINHGSNASINIIYSGTMSAAMESSLEGIDSIGFSLLNYSFDADFEGAKVYASKIIKAVLENKLPKCKLLNVNIPSCHKDDIKGIRVCRQAEGTWVEEFQEGTDPRGEKYYWLTGKFKLTDPNNDNDINALKDNYVSVVPSGHDLTFYPAIAELKYLEN
- the rsmH gene encoding 16S rRNA (cytosine(1402)-N(4))-methyltransferase RsmH → MEAYHIPVLLNSSIENLNIRPDGIYVDVTFGAGGHSKSILKQLSAEGHLYAFDQDEDAFANRLGDPRFTLIPANFRFLKRFLRLEGVKQIDGILADLGVSSHQLDVPERGFSYRFEAALDMRMGAGLEKSAALILNSYDEDMLVYIFSHYGEVRNSKRLAKAIVNARNHSELKNSTDLNRILDQNLMGHRAKYFSQVYQALRIEVNDEMNALKDLLKDGMSVMKKGGRFVVITYHSIEDRLVKNFFRSGNFEGEQMKDEFGNIERPFKLIHKKVIEADAEELRVNPRSRSAKMRVAEKI
- the mraZ gene encoding division/cell wall cluster transcriptional repressor MraZ — its product is MKQYQFTGEYECKLDAKGRLKIPAAIVKQLGGDENFRFTINRGFEKHLMLYPNDVWEMKTKEINQLNIYNTQQRQALRYFYRGATELEMDAAERINLPGTLMDYAGIDKDVVLFAYQQQIEIWAKDKYEAMVGDEPEDFASIAENIFGGFTPGQNGL